A genome region from Dickeya dadantii NCPPB 898 includes the following:
- a CDS encoding Dps family protein: MSGSKKKKSPIGLDVQQSEKIAAKLNTLLANYQILYMNVRGYHWNISGAAFFELHAKFEEIYNELLLKIDELAERILALGGQPLHAYSDYLKVADIKEDVNATDGKKTLEGLLAGYAVLLQQQREILPLVADASDEGTASLMTDYIKEQEKQIWMFNAYLK; the protein is encoded by the coding sequence ATGTCAGGCAGTAAAAAGAAAAAGAGCCCGATTGGCCTGGATGTGCAGCAGTCTGAAAAGATTGCCGCCAAACTGAACACCTTGCTGGCCAACTACCAGATTCTGTACATGAATGTGCGCGGTTATCACTGGAACATTTCCGGTGCGGCCTTTTTCGAACTTCACGCCAAGTTTGAGGAAATCTACAACGAACTGCTGTTGAAAATCGACGAACTGGCGGAACGTATTCTGGCGCTGGGCGGACAACCGCTGCATGCCTACAGCGACTACCTGAAAGTGGCGGACATTAAAGAAGACGTCAACGCCACCGACGGCAAAAAAACGCTGGAAGGGTTGCTGGCCGGCTACGCCGTACTGCTGCAACAGCAGCGTGAAATCCTGCCGCTGGTGGCAGACGCCAGCGATGAAGGCACCGCGTCGTTGATGACCGATTACATCAAAGAACAGGAAAAACAGATCTGGATGTTCAACGCCTACCTGAAATAA
- a CDS encoding proline iminopeptidase-family hydrolase, producing MYNVSEGYAPFREYQTWYRVCGDLASPLTPLVVAHGGPGCTHDYVDAFRDLAQTGRAVIHYDQIGNGRSTHLRDKPAEFWQVALFLDELDNLLRHLGIAQRYALLGQSWGGMLAAEHAVRQPAGLQGLVIANSPASMALWLSAAARLRAALPPEVQATLLAHEQAGMLDSDAYRAASQVFYQRHVCRLDPWPDEVKRTFAAMDDDPSVYHAMNGPTEFHVIGSMKDWSIIDRLPAIDVPTLLISGEHDEAAPEVVQPFVDRIRNSEWVIFKHSSHMPHVEERATCMAVVGEFLGRLP from the coding sequence ATGTATAACGTCAGTGAGGGGTATGCCCCTTTTCGCGAGTACCAGACCTGGTATCGGGTCTGCGGCGATCTCGCCTCGCCGCTCACGCCGCTGGTGGTGGCGCACGGCGGCCCTGGTTGCACCCACGACTACGTGGACGCGTTTCGCGACCTCGCCCAAACCGGCCGGGCGGTGATCCATTACGACCAGATCGGCAACGGCCGCTCTACCCATTTGCGCGACAAGCCGGCCGAATTCTGGCAGGTCGCGCTGTTTCTGGATGAGCTCGACAACCTGCTGCGCCATCTTGGCATCGCGCAGCGCTACGCCTTACTGGGGCAATCGTGGGGCGGCATGCTGGCGGCGGAACACGCCGTGCGGCAACCGGCCGGGCTACAGGGGCTGGTGATTGCCAACTCGCCCGCGTCCATGGCGCTGTGGCTATCCGCCGCCGCCCGGCTGCGCGCCGCGCTGCCGCCGGAGGTACAGGCCACGCTGCTGGCTCACGAACAGGCCGGCATGCTGGACAGCGACGCCTACCGCGCCGCCAGTCAGGTGTTCTACCAGCGCCATGTTTGCCGGCTTGATCCCTGGCCGGACGAGGTGAAGCGCACCTTCGCGGCCATGGACGACGATCCGAGCGTCTACCACGCCATGAACGGGCCGACCGAGTTCCACGTCATCGGCTCCATGAAAGACTGGAGTATTATCGATCGCCTGCCTGCCATCGACGTGCCGACCTTGCTGATATCCGGCGAGCACGACGAAGCGGCTCCCGAGGTGGTGCAACCTTTCGTCGATCGTATCCGTAACAGTGAATGGGTGATATTTAAGCACTCCAGCCACATGCCGCATGTGGAAGAACGCGCCACCTGCATGGCGGTGGTCGGTGAGTTTCTGGGCCGTCTGCCCTGA
- a CDS encoding LuxR family transcriptional regulator: protein MRGEPAARLAAHDSDHRGAAAFEPAFEQLYDEVRRLGFDALIYDYTPVPRSLEGELITPSLLRTRNVPDDMVSLWCQSGYYQVDPVQIHALDSCAPFTWSYCRPENTSLRRVLNEQHRPVSHYMQNHNMRCGVTVPLHLPKGGFVTVTAIHTGLDTDNEIETVLARIGLLAHTFQEHVFPLFDEAWYHCRHVHLSPREQECLAWSAEGLTAKEIARKLHRSLATVNLHLNNAARKLGASNRVQAVVRAMHYRLL, encoded by the coding sequence ATGCGCGGAGAACCCGCCGCCCGGCTTGCCGCCCATGACAGCGACCATCGCGGCGCGGCGGCGTTTGAACCCGCGTTCGAACAGTTGTACGACGAGGTGCGGCGACTGGGATTTGACGCGCTGATTTACGACTACACGCCGGTCCCGCGCTCGCTGGAAGGCGAGTTGATCACCCCTTCGCTGCTGCGCACCCGCAATGTGCCGGATGACATGGTATCGCTATGGTGTCAGAGCGGTTACTACCAGGTCGACCCGGTACAGATCCACGCCCTCGACAGCTGCGCGCCGTTCACCTGGTCCTACTGTCGGCCGGAGAACACCTCGCTGCGCCGGGTGCTGAACGAACAGCACCGCCCGGTATCTCACTATATGCAGAATCATAATATGCGGTGCGGCGTCACGGTGCCGCTGCACCTGCCCAAAGGCGGCTTCGTCACCGTCACCGCCATCCACACCGGGCTTGATACCGACAACGAGATTGAGACGGTGCTGGCGCGTATTGGGCTACTGGCGCACACCTTCCAGGAGCACGTGTTCCCGTTGTTCGACGAAGCCTGGTATCACTGCCGCCATGTGCATCTCAGCCCGCGCGAGCAGGAGTGTCTGGCCTGGTCGGCGGAAGGGCTGACCGCCAAGGAGATCGCCCGGAAACTACATCGCTCGCTGGCGACCGTCAACCTGCATCTCAACAACGCCGCCCGTAAGCTCGGCGCCAGCAATCGCGTGCAGGCGGTGGTGCGGGCGATGCATTACCGCCTGCTGTAG
- a CDS encoding ABC transporter permease, with protein sequence MHRYRFLLLRPLQMLPVLFGISLITFLLVRAIPGDPARLLLGIRSTPDAIARIRAQYGLDEPVWLQYFYFLRNLLRGEMGRSIVYKIDTLPLVASRLEPTLLLVLGSVLMALLLAVVLATLAVRHHGGLTDQIIRLVSTVGLGFPAFWLGIMLILLFSLRLGWFPVSGYGSNWVERLHHLFLPCLTVALALSAVLTRNLRVSLLAELKSDYVVAARARGQPERRIFWRHVVPNSLVPTLNLLAVNIGWLIGGTVVIESVFALPGMGQLLVRAIFSRDYMVVQGVVMLFAIATVAVNLLADLLTVALDPRIRL encoded by the coding sequence ATGCACCGTTACCGTTTTTTATTGCTGCGTCCATTGCAGATGCTGCCGGTGCTGTTCGGCATCAGTCTGATCACTTTTCTACTGGTGCGGGCCATTCCCGGCGATCCGGCGCGTCTTCTGCTGGGCATTCGCAGCACGCCGGACGCCATCGCCCGCATTCGCGCCCAGTACGGCCTGGATGAGCCTGTCTGGCTGCAATATTTCTACTTTCTGCGCAATCTGCTGCGCGGCGAAATGGGGCGCTCTATCGTCTACAAGATCGACACCCTGCCGCTGGTGGCGTCCCGGTTGGAGCCGACGCTGCTGCTGGTACTGGGCAGTGTGCTGATGGCCCTGCTGCTGGCCGTGGTACTGGCGACGCTGGCAGTCCGTCATCACGGCGGGCTGACGGATCAAATTATTCGGCTGGTGTCCACCGTCGGGCTGGGGTTTCCCGCGTTCTGGCTGGGGATCATGCTGATTCTGCTGTTCAGCCTGCGGCTGGGCTGGTTTCCGGTGTCGGGGTATGGCAGCAACTGGGTCGAGCGGCTGCACCACCTGTTCCTGCCGTGCCTGACGGTAGCGCTGGCGCTATCGGCGGTGCTGACCCGCAACTTGCGCGTCAGCCTGCTGGCGGAGCTAAAAAGCGATTACGTGGTGGCGGCTCGCGCGCGCGGTCAGCCGGAACGGCGGATTTTCTGGCGACACGTGGTGCCGAATTCGCTGGTGCCGACGCTCAACCTGCTGGCGGTGAATATCGGCTGGCTGATTGGCGGCACGGTGGTGATCGAAAGCGTGTTTGCATTGCCCGGTATGGGGCAACTGTTGGTTCGGGCGATTTTCAGCCGTGATTACATGGTGGTGCAGGGGGTCGTGATGCTGTTTGCCATTGCCACCGTGGCGGTCAATCTGCTGGCCGACCTGCTGACGGTGGCGCTTGACCCGAGGATTCGCTTATGA
- a CDS encoding ABC transporter permease, protein MSRAVFAVFTRLTPARWRPRQPALLAGIAILLCWGLTALLAPWVAPFDPIAQDPSVSLQPPGGAHLFGTDNYGRDILSRVIWASRIDLQISLLGVVFPFCIGTLLGALSGYLGGLTDTLVMRVIDVVLAFPFLVLMLAIIAVLGPGLLSFYIAMTMVGWVSYARLVRAQVLTLRQRDYILAARSLGYSHWRVLFVHLLPNALTSSLVFAMSDCVLVLLSGAAISYLGLGVQPPLAEWGVMVAEGQSFITTAWWMTTFPGLAIVLLAMGFSLLADGLGERLGARP, encoded by the coding sequence ATGAGCCGGGCTGTGTTCGCCGTCTTCACGCGTCTCACCCCGGCGCGCTGGCGCCCTCGCCAGCCTGCGCTGTTGGCAGGCATCGCGATTCTGCTGTGCTGGGGGCTGACGGCGCTGCTGGCGCCGTGGGTCGCGCCGTTCGACCCGATAGCGCAAGACCCGTCGGTCAGCCTGCAACCGCCGGGCGGCGCCCATCTGTTCGGCACGGATAACTACGGCCGCGACATCCTCTCCCGCGTGATATGGGCCAGCCGCATCGACCTGCAAATCAGCCTGTTGGGGGTGGTGTTCCCCTTTTGCATCGGCACGCTGTTGGGGGCGCTGTCGGGTTACCTCGGCGGCCTGACCGACACCCTGGTGATGCGGGTGATCGACGTGGTGCTGGCGTTCCCGTTTCTGGTGTTGATGCTGGCCATCATCGCGGTGCTGGGGCCGGGGCTGCTCAGTTTCTATATCGCGATGACGATGGTGGGTTGGGTGTCCTACGCCCGGCTGGTGCGCGCGCAGGTGCTGACGCTCAGGCAACGCGACTACATTCTGGCGGCCCGTAGCCTGGGCTACAGCCACTGGCGGGTGCTGTTCGTCCACCTGTTGCCGAATGCGCTGACCAGTTCGCTGGTGTTTGCGATGTCCGACTGCGTGCTGGTGCTGCTCAGCGGTGCAGCCATCAGTTATCTCGGGCTGGGGGTACAGCCGCCGCTGGCGGAGTGGGGCGTGATGGTGGCGGAAGGGCAGAGTTTTATTACCACGGCATGGTGGATGACCACCTTTCCCGGACTGGCGATCGTACTGCTGGCGATGGGCTTTAGCCTGCTGGCGGATGGGCTGGGCGAACGACTGGGAGCGCGACCATGA
- a CDS encoding ABC transporter ATP-binding protein produces the protein MTRLNVNGLLKVNDLTLENRQGVRLVDGVSFSLQKGEMLGLVGESGSGKTLTCRALMRLLPGAGLRIVAGEVWLNGQDVMQLNDAQMTNVRGRQLGMIFQNPASHLNPVMTIGEQIAESRRLHFGRSHRAARDEAVALLQQVGIPDPARRAGNYPHEFSGGMRQRAMIAVALACEPQILIADEPTTALDVTVQMQILRLLAQLREQLGIAIIMITHDLGVVAQTCDRMAVMYGGRLCELGDKRALLSSPRHPYTRALIACQPMQAGGSGPLRTLPGQPPLPEQFGDGCRFEPRCARAGDSCQRQAPPLTGSPDDAARQLACHYPLTEHEGDAG, from the coding sequence ATGACACGACTGAATGTAAACGGACTGCTGAAGGTAAACGACTTGACGCTGGAGAACCGCCAGGGTGTCCGGCTGGTGGATGGGGTTTCCTTTTCTTTGCAGAAAGGCGAAATGCTGGGGCTGGTGGGGGAATCCGGCTCCGGCAAGACCCTGACCTGTCGGGCGCTGATGCGGTTGTTGCCGGGGGCAGGGCTGCGCATCGTCGCTGGCGAGGTGTGGCTCAACGGCCAGGATGTGATGCAATTGAACGACGCGCAGATGACCAACGTACGTGGACGGCAATTGGGGATGATTTTTCAGAACCCCGCCAGTCACCTCAATCCGGTGATGACCATTGGCGAGCAGATCGCCGAAAGCCGCCGCCTGCATTTCGGCCGTAGCCATCGCGCGGCACGTGATGAAGCGGTTGCGCTGTTGCAGCAGGTCGGCATCCCCGACCCGGCACGACGGGCCGGCAATTACCCGCACGAGTTTTCCGGCGGTATGCGCCAGCGGGCGATGATCGCCGTGGCGCTGGCGTGCGAGCCGCAGATTCTGATCGCCGACGAACCGACCACCGCGCTGGACGTTACGGTGCAGATGCAAATCCTGCGGCTGCTGGCGCAGCTGCGTGAGCAACTGGGCATCGCCATCATCATGATCACCCACGACTTGGGGGTAGTGGCGCAGACCTGCGACCGCATGGCGGTCATGTACGGCGGCCGCCTGTGCGAACTGGGTGATAAACGGGCGCTGTTGTCTTCGCCGCGCCATCCTTATACCCGCGCGCTGATTGCGTGCCAGCCGATGCAGGCCGGCGGCAGCGGACCGTTGCGCACGTTGCCCGGCCAGCCGCCGCTGCCGGAGCAGTTCGGCGACGGGTGCCGGTTTGAGCCGCGCTGTGCGCGGGCGGGAGACAGCTGCCAGCGTCAGGCGCCGCCGCTAACCGGGTCGCCTGACGATGCGGCGCGACAACTGGCGTGCCATTACCCGCTGACTGAGCACGAAGGAGACGCCGGATGA
- a CDS encoding ABC transporter ATP-binding protein — translation MNGIRYPLLEAEEVDVTFPVSGRFPWQKREVRAVNGVSLQIAPGETLGLVGESGSGKSTLGRALLQLETLKHGRVRFNGIPVSDGLHSDVARLRQETAMIFQDPFSSLNPRQTLFQSIAEVLKVHKRLSPAATVERVNQLLAMVGLRPEHGRRYPHDLSGGQCQRAGIARALALEPQLVVADECVSALDVSIQGQIINLLMSLRAQMGLAMIFIAHDLAVVRRLCDRVAVMYLGRIVEEGPTEAVFNQPQHPYTAALISAIPDIDPDRPLPANGLMGEPPSPLALPSGCAFHPRCAHAVAACRQQSPSLQQQEHQRVACLRAGEWRQAGASVSASDVIAAPGTVSPPITIPTLSTGESCHENL, via the coding sequence ATGAACGGGATAAGATACCCGCTGTTGGAAGCGGAAGAGGTTGATGTCACGTTCCCGGTATCGGGTCGCTTTCCCTGGCAGAAACGCGAAGTGCGGGCGGTCAACGGTGTCAGTTTGCAGATTGCGCCCGGCGAAACCCTCGGGCTGGTGGGCGAGTCCGGCAGCGGTAAAAGCACGCTGGGCCGCGCCTTGCTGCAACTGGAGACGTTAAAACACGGCCGGGTACGTTTCAACGGCATCCCGGTCAGCGACGGCTTGCATAGCGACGTAGCCCGGCTGCGGCAGGAAACGGCGATGATTTTTCAGGACCCGTTCTCCTCCCTCAATCCGCGCCAGACGCTGTTCCAGAGTATCGCCGAGGTGCTAAAAGTCCATAAACGGCTATCGCCCGCGGCCACCGTCGAGCGCGTCAACCAATTGCTGGCGATGGTGGGGCTGCGGCCGGAGCACGGCCGGCGCTACCCGCATGACCTGAGCGGCGGGCAGTGCCAACGCGCCGGGATTGCCCGCGCGCTGGCGCTGGAACCGCAACTGGTGGTGGCGGACGAGTGCGTGTCGGCGCTGGATGTGTCGATTCAGGGGCAGATTATCAACCTGCTGATGTCGCTGCGCGCGCAGATGGGGCTGGCGATGATCTTCATCGCCCACGATCTGGCGGTGGTGCGGCGGCTGTGTGATCGGGTAGCGGTCATGTACCTCGGGCGCATCGTGGAGGAAGGCCCGACCGAGGCGGTATTCAACCAGCCGCAGCATCCCTACACCGCCGCGCTGATTAGCGCCATTCCCGATATCGACCCTGACCGCCCGCTGCCGGCGAACGGCCTGATGGGCGAACCGCCCAGCCCGCTGGCGCTGCCGTCCGGCTGCGCGTTTCATCCGCGCTGTGCGCACGCCGTTGCCGCGTGTCGGCAGCAGTCACCGTCATTACAACAGCAGGAGCACCAGCGAGTCGCCTGCCTGCGCGCCGGAGAGTGGCGGCAGGCAGGCGCGTCGGTGTCCGCGTCCGATGTTATTGCCGCACCAGGGACTGTTTCACCACCTATAACCATACCCACTTTATCAACAGGGGAGTCGTGCCATGAAAATCTATAA
- a CDS encoding ABC transporter substrate-binding protein yields the protein MKIYKRNVAAAGVLLALSLVSELAQAAGILTIGRREDSTTFDPIKSAQNADNWVFSNVFDVLIRVDKTGTKLEPGLAQSWTVSPDGKVYTFTLREARFSDGSPVTAQDAVFSLTRIRDSKESLWRDSYSIIDKLEAPDAHTLVVTLKSPSAPFLSQLALPNASVLPEKIVHSLGEETFAEKPVGSGAFVITSWARGDKIVLAKNPYYWQADHVSLDGVEWQTIPDDNTRMLKVQAGELDAALSVPFSRLASLQKDPNLKVALDPSTREDSLLINHSHGLLGKVAVRQALDYAIDKSAIVKTVTFNYGTVANSYIPKGALYYYADNLQRPYDPEKAKQMLKAAGASDLKLNYVVNAGDEVDEQIAVLLQQQLAKAGVTVNLQKVDPSQSWSMLVAGDFDVSVNYWTNDILDPDQKTTFVLGHDSNMNYMTRYQNDKVKALVAAARVEMDPKKREQMYIDLQKMAKDDANWIDLYYSPYRNVTRKNISGFYQNPLGRFFLEDTVKG from the coding sequence ATGAAAATCTATAAACGCAATGTGGCGGCCGCCGGCGTGCTGCTGGCGCTCAGCCTGGTCAGCGAGCTGGCGCAGGCGGCCGGGATTCTCACCATCGGACGGCGTGAGGACAGCACCACCTTCGACCCGATTAAGTCGGCGCAGAATGCCGATAACTGGGTGTTTTCGAACGTGTTCGACGTGCTGATCCGGGTGGATAAAACCGGCACGAAACTGGAACCGGGGCTGGCGCAGAGCTGGACGGTGTCGCCGGACGGCAAGGTGTACACCTTCACGCTGCGCGAGGCGCGATTTTCCGACGGCTCGCCGGTGACGGCGCAGGACGCCGTGTTTAGCCTGACCCGTATCCGCGACAGCAAGGAGTCCTTATGGCGAGACTCTTACAGCATCATCGACAAGCTGGAGGCGCCGGATGCGCATACGCTGGTGGTGACGCTGAAATCGCCTTCCGCGCCGTTTCTGTCGCAGTTGGCGTTGCCGAACGCCTCGGTGCTGCCGGAGAAAATTGTCCACAGTCTGGGTGAGGAAACCTTTGCCGAGAAACCTGTCGGCTCCGGGGCGTTTGTCATTACGTCCTGGGCGCGCGGCGACAAGATCGTGCTGGCGAAAAACCCCTATTACTGGCAGGCGGACCACGTCAGCCTGGACGGGGTGGAGTGGCAGACGATCCCGGACGACAATACCCGAATGTTGAAAGTGCAGGCCGGCGAGCTGGATGCGGCGCTGTCGGTGCCGTTCTCGCGTCTCGCATCGCTGCAGAAAGACCCCAACCTCAAGGTGGCGCTGGACCCGTCCACCCGAGAAGACAGCTTGCTGATTAACCATTCTCATGGGTTGCTCGGCAAGGTAGCGGTGCGCCAGGCGCTGGATTATGCGATCGATAAAAGCGCCATCGTCAAGACCGTGACGTTTAACTACGGTACCGTCGCCAATTCTTACATTCCCAAAGGGGCGCTCTATTACTACGCCGACAACCTGCAACGCCCGTATGACCCGGAAAAAGCCAAACAGATGCTGAAGGCGGCGGGCGCATCCGATCTGAAACTGAATTATGTGGTCAACGCCGGGGATGAAGTGGACGAGCAAATCGCCGTGCTGCTGCAACAGCAACTGGCGAAAGCCGGGGTTACCGTTAATCTGCAAAAGGTCGACCCCAGCCAGAGCTGGAGCATGCTGGTGGCGGGCGATTTTGACGTGTCGGTGAATTACTGGACCAATGACATTCTGGACCCGGATCAGAAAACCACCTTTGTGCTCGGTCACGACAGCAATATGAACTACATGACCCGCTACCAGAACGACAAGGTCAAGGCGCTGGTTGCCGCCGCGCGGGTGGAAATGGATCCGAAAAAGCGTGAGCAGATGTACATCGACTTGCAGAAGATGGCCAAAGACGACGCCAACTGGATCGATCTCTACTACAGCCCGTACCGTAATGTAACGCGCAAGAACATCAGCGGTTTCTACCAGAACCCGCTGGGGCGTTTCTTCCTCGAAGATACGGTGAAGGGGTAA
- a CDS encoding AMP nucleosidase, which yields MSYAPGAGLSASEALDQLEALYDRAVKALRTAIGDFITHGTLPDAAERANGLFVYPELRISWDGQSQKHSKTRAYGRLTHGGNYRTTVTRPQLFRHYLAEQLAILENDYSATIEVALSDKEIPYPYVIDGANLKLDRSMSVALAQHFPTPSLALIGDETADGLLQTLDHSPLSHFDALRTDFSLARLRHYTGTRAEHFQPFVLFTNYTRYVDEFVRWACDQITDPASPYQALACAGGALITADTENPQQAVSDLAWKNHQMPAYHLISREGRGITLVNIGVGPSNAKTICDHLAVLRPHAWLMIGHCGGLRESQTIGDYVLAHAYLRDDHVLDSVLPPDIPIPSIAEVQRALYDATKQVSGMPGEEVKQRLRTGTVVTTDDRNWELRYSASALRFNLSRAVAVDMESATIAAQGYRFRVPYGTLLCVSDKPLHGEIKLPGQANRFYEGAISEHLQIGIRTVDLLRAEAEHLHSRKLRTFNEPPFR from the coding sequence ATGAGTTATGCACCTGGCGCAGGCCTGTCCGCCAGCGAGGCGCTGGACCAGTTGGAAGCGCTGTATGATCGCGCAGTCAAAGCGTTACGCACCGCAATCGGCGATTTTATTACCCACGGCACCCTGCCGGATGCCGCCGAGCGCGCCAACGGGCTATTTGTCTACCCGGAACTGCGCATCAGTTGGGACGGGCAGTCCCAAAAGCACAGCAAAACCCGCGCGTACGGCCGCCTGACCCACGGCGGCAACTACCGCACCACCGTCACCCGGCCGCAGCTGTTCCGGCACTATCTGGCGGAACAGTTGGCGATCCTGGAAAACGATTATTCGGCCACTATCGAAGTCGCGCTGTCGGACAAGGAAATCCCTTATCCCTATGTGATCGACGGTGCCAATTTGAAGCTGGATCGCTCAATGAGCGTTGCTTTGGCGCAGCATTTCCCGACCCCATCGCTGGCGTTGATCGGCGACGAAACTGCCGACGGTCTGTTGCAGACCCTCGACCATTCCCCCCTGTCGCACTTCGATGCGCTACGTACCGATTTTTCGCTGGCGCGCCTGCGCCACTACACCGGCACCCGAGCCGAGCACTTCCAGCCGTTCGTGCTGTTCACCAACTACACCCGGTATGTCGATGAATTCGTGCGCTGGGCTTGCGATCAAATTACCGATCCTGCCAGCCCGTACCAGGCGTTAGCCTGTGCCGGCGGCGCGCTGATTACCGCCGATACGGAGAACCCGCAGCAGGCGGTATCGGATCTGGCGTGGAAAAACCATCAGATGCCGGCCTACCATCTCATCTCGCGCGAAGGGCGCGGCATTACGCTGGTGAACATCGGCGTCGGGCCGTCCAACGCCAAAACCATCTGCGACCATCTGGCGGTACTGCGGCCGCACGCCTGGTTGATGATCGGCCACTGCGGCGGCCTGCGGGAAAGTCAAACCATCGGCGATTACGTACTGGCGCACGCTTACCTGCGCGACGACCACGTGCTGGATTCGGTGTTGCCGCCGGATATCCCGATCCCCAGCATCGCCGAAGTACAGCGCGCCCTGTACGACGCCACCAAGCAGGTGAGCGGCATGCCGGGCGAGGAAGTGAAACAGCGCCTGCGCACCGGCACCGTGGTCACCACCGACGACCGCAACTGGGAATTGCGCTATTCCGCTTCGGCGCTGCGCTTCAACCTCAGCCGGGCGGTGGCGGTAGACATGGAAAGCGCCACCATCGCGGCGCAGGGGTATCGCTTCCGGGTGCCTTACGGCACCCTGTTGTGCGTGTCGGATAAGCCGTTGCACGGTGAGATCAAACTGCCCGGTCAGGCCAACCGCTTCTATGAAGGCGCGATTTCCGAGCATTTGCAGATCGGCATCCGCACGGTGGACCTGCTGCGCGCCGAAGCCGAACACCTGCATTCGCGCAAACTGCGCACCTTCAACGAACCGCCGTTCCGGTAA
- a CDS encoding Hcp family type VI secretion system effector — MPTPCYISIEGKTQGNITAGAFTSDSVGNIYVQGHEDEMLVQEFKHIVTVPTDPQSGQPSGQRVHKPFKFTVALNKAVPLLYNALASGEMLPTVTLKWYRTSVEGKQEHFFTTTLTDATIVDINNQMPHCQDPSKQDYTQLIEVSLAYRKVDWEHTVAGTSGSDDWRAPIEA; from the coding sequence ATGCCAACTCCATGCTATATCAGCATCGAAGGTAAAACTCAGGGCAATATCACCGCCGGCGCCTTTACTTCCGACTCTGTCGGCAACATCTACGTGCAGGGCCACGAAGATGAGATGCTGGTGCAGGAATTCAAACACATCGTCACCGTGCCGACCGACCCGCAGTCCGGCCAGCCGTCCGGTCAGCGCGTGCACAAACCGTTCAAATTCACCGTCGCCCTGAACAAGGCCGTGCCGCTGCTGTATAACGCGCTGGCGTCCGGCGAAATGCTGCCGACCGTGACCCTGAAGTGGTACCGCACGTCTGTCGAAGGCAAGCAGGAACATTTCTTCACCACCACCCTGACCGATGCCACCATCGTCGACATCAACAACCAGATGCCGCACTGCCAGGACCCGTCCAAGCAGGATTACACCCAGCTGATCGAAGTGTCGCTGGCCTACCGCAAGGTGGACTGGGAGCACACCGTTGCCGGCACCTCTGGCTCCGACGACTGGCGCGCGCCGATCGAAGCGTAA
- a CDS encoding Hcp family type VI secretion system effector, whose protein sequence is MPTPCYISIEGKTQGNITAGAFTSDSVGNIYVQGHEDEMLVQEFKHIVTVPTDPQSGQPSGQRVHKPFKFTVALNKAVPLLYNALASGEMLPTVTLKWYRTSVEGKQEHFFTTKLTDATIVDINNQMPHCQDPSKQDYTQLIEVSLAYRKIDWEHTVAGTSGSDDWRAPIEA, encoded by the coding sequence ATGCCAACTCCATGCTATATCAGCATCGAAGGTAAAACTCAGGGCAATATCACCGCCGGCGCCTTTACTTCCGACTCTGTCGGCAACATCTACGTGCAGGGCCACGAAGATGAGATGCTGGTGCAGGAATTCAAACACATCGTCACCGTGCCGACCGACCCGCAGTCCGGCCAGCCGTCCGGTCAGCGCGTGCACAAACCGTTCAAATTCACCGTCGCCCTGAACAAGGCCGTGCCGCTGCTGTATAACGCGCTGGCGTCCGGCGAAATGCTGCCGACCGTGACCCTGAAGTGGTACCGCACGTCTGTCGAAGGCAAGCAGGAGCATTTCTTCACCACCAAACTGACCGACGCCACCATTGTCGACATCAACAACCAGATGCCGCACTGCCAGGACCCGTCCAAGCAGGATTACACCCAGCTGATCGAAGTGTCGCTGGCGTACCGCAAAATCGACTGGGAACACACCGTGGCCGGGACTTCCGGCTCTGACGACTGGCGCGCGCCGATCGAAGCGTAA